The sequence below is a genomic window from Streptomyces sudanensis.
CCTCACCGACGGCGGCGCCCTGCGCGCGGCCGTCACGTCCCTGCCCCCCGGCGAGCGCTACTCGTACGTCTTCCAGGGCAACAGCCAGGTGCTGGACCAGATCCTGACCAGCCCCGGCATCCGCCGCTTCGAGTACGACAGCGTGCACATCAACGCGGAGTTCGCGGACCAGGACAGCGACCACGACCCGCAGGTCCTCCGCTTCCGCCCGTGACACCCCCGGCCCCCCGTCCCCCGGGGCCGACCGGTTCCGGGGGACGGGCGGGCCCGCCGCGTCCGCCCCCCGGTGCCGTCACGCGTGCGGGGACAGGCTCAGGGCGGGCGTGTGGCGGCGCACCGTGACGTGCGCCACCCCCGGGTACGTCAGCACCCTGCTCCAGTGCGGTGTCGGCCCGCCGACGCCGTCACCGGGCGCGGCCAGGGCCTCGTCGTGGGCGGCGGCGCTCTCCCACTCGGCGTAGTTCAGGACGCGGATGCCGTCCACGCCCAGGTGGAAGTGGCCCGAGATGCCGCCCGGGTGCGGAGCGGGATCGCTGCCGAGCGCCCGGAGCACCGTGTCCACCCAGTCCCGCTGCCGCTGCGGGTCCGGGCGGTCGAACTCCACCTCCACGGTGACCACGCACCCCGGCACCCGGCCGCGGCCCTCCGCGGGCGCGTGGCCGCGGTACGGCTCGTACGAGTGGATCGCGACCCGCTCGATGCCGGGCACCGCGGCGTCGATCTCCGCGTTCCGCCCGGCGCGCTCGGTGCGCACGAGCTCCCGGTAGTCCTCCTCGGCACGCCACTGCGAGTAGTGGAATAACGTGTCCCCGTCCTCCGCGACGTGGACGGTGTAGGAGAGCAGGCCCTCGTGGGGCCAGTCGCGCTTCTCCCAGGTGCGGGCGACGGCCTCGACGGCGGCCCGCTGCCGCTCCGGGGTGCCCACGCGCCAGGTGCTCGCCTTGACGAGGCCGACGTCCGGACGGGTGAGATCGGGCCGGGCGTCAGGGCGGATGTACACGGTCATGCTTCGCCTCCTCGGACGGGTGCCCGGCCGCACTCCTGCGGTCCGGCCGGTCACCGCTCATCCTGAAGGCTCAAGCGGGCTCAAGGTCAAGAGCCGCCCGGCCAGTTCCCGGTGAGCCGCCGCACCCCGACGGCGCCGCCCCGGTCCACGGCGGCCCGCACCGTCGCGAAGATGGCCCCCTGGAGGGCCGCGGCGATCAGGACCTCCCGCCACGAGCGGTCCTCGTCCAGCGCGTCGGGCGCGTCGCTGCCCCGCCCCACGGCCTTCCACACCTGGTTGAACAGCGCGCTCGCGGCGGCGCCGCCGGCGAGGCCGAGCAGCAGCCCGACGGGGCGGTAGAGCATCTTCTGCCTGCGCGCGGACTTCGACCGGCGCCCCGGGAGCCTGCGCGCGCTCATCGTCCGCACCCCGCGTGCCGGGAGCGGGCCGACAGCACCGCGGCGAGCACGACCAGCCCCGCGGCGACCGCGGCGGCCGCCACCAGCGGCCGGCGGTCCATGCGGGCGGCCCGCGCCCGCAGGTCCGTCTTCGCCATGAGCTGGTCGAGCGTCTCGACCAGCTCCTGCCGTTTGCGCGCCGCTTCGAGGCGCAGTTCGTCGGGCCGGCTCATCGGTGGATCTTCTCCTTGATCTCGTCGAGGTCGGAGCGCACGCCGTCGATGGCCCGCTCGGGCAGCGGGGGCACGGCGCGCTTCATCTGCGCCCGTCCGGCCAGGCCCAGGACCGCGGCGACGAAGAACAGCACGACGGTCACGATCAGCGCGGCGGCCCACACCTCCAGGACCAGCGCCAGCAGCGCCACGCAGGTGCCGGCCAGGGCCATGAGCCCGACGTAGGCGACGGCGGTGGCGGCCCCGATGAGCCCGCCGCCGACCCCGGCGCGTCTGCCCTTCTGCGCCAGTTCGGCCTGGGCGGTGCGCAACTCGGCCCTCACCAGGTCGGTGAACTGCTCCGAGGCGCGCTTGACCAGCTCGCCGACCGACGGTTCCGGGGTTCTGACGGCCACGGCGGTCGCCTCCCTTCCTGTGCACGTACGGGAGTCTCCCCAGTACCCGGGCCGACCGCCGTCATGCCACGCTTGAGCATCGCTTCATCACTCTTCGAAGCAGGGCTGAGTGGACCTGCGGGCGGGCGGCCCGGAGACTGCGGGCATGATCCACAACGGCACCACGCCCCCTCCCTTCGGCCGCGTCCTGTGCGCCATGGTCACCCCCTTCACCCCGACGGGCGCCGCCCCCGACCTCGACCGGGCGGCGGAACTGGCCGCGGACCTGGTCTCCCGGGGTTGCGACGGGCTCGTCCTGAACGGCACCACCGGAGAGTCCCCGACCACGTCCGACGCCGAGAAGCGGCGGCTGATCGGCGCCGTCAGGGAGGCGGTCGGTCCGTCGGTGCCGCTCGTCGCGGGCGTCGGCACCGCGGACACGGCGCACACCGTCGAGCTGGCCCGCCAGGCGGAGGCGGCGGGCGCGGACGGCCTGCTCGTCGTCCCGCCGTACTACAGCCGCCCGCCGCAGGACGCCGTCGAGGCGCACTTCCGCCGGATCGCCGACGCGACGGGCCTGCCGGTGATGCTGTACGACATCCCGGGCCGCACCGGCACGCGGATCGAGCCGGACACGGTGCTGCGGCTCGCGGAGCACCCGCGGATCACGGCCCTGAAGGACTGCTCCTACGACCTGCTGGGCACGACGAAGGTGATCTCCCGTACGGCCCTGGCCGTCTACTCGGGCTGCGAGGAGTCGAACCTCCCGCTGTACGCGGTGGGCGGCGCGGGTGTCGTCAGCACCGTCGCGAACGTGGCGCCCGCCGAGGTCCGGGCCGTCCTGGACGCCTTCGACGCGGGCGACACGGCGGGGGCGGCCCGGCTGAACGGGCGCCTGCTGCCGCTGGCCGAGCTGATGACGGCCGCCGGACTGCCCGGGACGGTGACCGTGAAGGCGCTGCTGGACGCCGGTCCGGTGCGCGAGCCGCTGCTGCCCGCCGGCCGCGGGGCGGTCGACGGGCTGCGGCGGGCGTACGCGGAGCTGACCGGCCGCTGACGGCCTTCCCCCGCCCGGGAGGCGCGGGAGGGCCGGGGTCCGGCGGCCCTCNNNNNNNNCCCGGGCNGGGGANNGGGCCCGGGGCGAACNTCTCCGGGCCGGGGGGCGCCCGGCGGCGGCCGCGCGTCACGGCCGTCGGGGGTCAGTTGTGGCTGTGCAGGACGTCGTTCAGGCCGCCCCAGACGGCGTTGTTCGGACGGGCCTCGACGGCGCCGGTGACCGAGTTGCGGCGGAAGAGGACGTTCGACGCGCCGGACAGCTCGCGGGCCTTGACGACCTGCCCGTCGGGCAGGGTGACGCGCGTTCCGGCGGTGACGTACAGACCGGCCTCGACGACGCACTCGTCGCCCAGCGCGATGCCGACGCCGGCCTCGGCGCCGATCAGGCAGCGCTCCCCGACGGAGATCACGACGTTGCCGCCGCCGGACAGGGTGCCCATGGTGGAGGCGCCGCCGCCGATGTCGGAGCCGTCGCCGATGACGACGCCCGCGGAGATGCGGCCCTCGACCATGGACGTGCCGAGGGTGCCCGCGTTGAAGTTGACGAAGCCCTCGTGCATGACGGTCGTGCCGGCCGCGAGGTGCGCGCCGAGCCGGACGCGGTCGGCGTCCGCGATGCGCACGCCCTTGGGGACGACGTAGTCGGTCATGCGGGGGAACTTGTCGACGCCGGTCACCTGCAGGTGCAGGCCCTCGGCGCGGGCGTTCAGCCGGACCTTCTCGACGTCGTCGACGGCGACCGGGCCCAGCGAGGTCCAGGCGACGTTGGCCAGGAGGCCGAAGATGCCGTCGAGGTTCTGGCCGTGCGGCTTGACGAGCCGGTGGCTGAGCAGGTGCAGCCGCAGATAGGCGTCGTGGGCGTCGAGCGGCTTCTCGTCCAGGGACGCGATCACGGTGCGTACGGCGACGACCTCGACGCCGCGGCGGGCGTCGGCACCGACGGCCTTGGCGGCGCCTTCGCCGAGGAGGTCCGCGGCCCGGTCGGGGGTGAGCCGCTCGGTCCCGGCGGGCCCGGCCCCCTCGGTCAGCTCGGGCGCGGGGAACCAGGTGTCCAGGACGGTGCCGTCACCGGCGAGGGTGGCGAGGCCGGCGGCCACCGCCCCGGTGGTGCGAGGTGCAGAAGTCATGCCCCGAACCTAACCGTCCGGCCCGT
It includes:
- a CDS encoding phage holin family protein gives rise to the protein MAVRTPEPSVGELVKRASEQFTDLVRAELRTAQAELAQKGRRAGVGGGLIGAATAVAYVGLMALAGTCVALLALVLEVWAAALIVTVVLFFVAAVLGLAGRAQMKRAVPPLPERAIDGVRSDLDEIKEKIHR
- the dapA gene encoding 4-hydroxy-tetrahydrodipicolinate synthase, with translation MIHNGTTPPPFGRVLCAMVTPFTPTGAAPDLDRAAELAADLVSRGCDGLVLNGTTGESPTTSDAEKRRLIGAVREAVGPSVPLVAGVGTADTAHTVELARQAEAAGADGLLVVPPYYSRPPQDAVEAHFRRIADATGLPVMLYDIPGRTGTRIEPDTVLRLAEHPRITALKDCSYDLLGTTKVISRTALAVYSGCEESNLPLYAVGGAGVVSTVANVAPAEVRAVLDAFDAGDTAGAARLNGRLLPLAELMTAAGLPGTVTVKALLDAGPVREPLLPAGRGAVDGLRRAYAELTGR
- a CDS encoding antibiotic biosynthesis monooxygenase, which gives rise to MTVYIRPDARPDLTRPDVGLVKASTWRVGTPERQRAAVEAVARTWEKRDWPHEGLLSYTVHVAEDGDTLFHYSQWRAEEDYRELVRTERAGRNAEIDAAVPGIERVAIHSYEPYRGHAPAEGRGRVPGCVVTVEVEFDRPDPQRQRDWVDTVLRALGSDPAPHPGGISGHFHLGVDGIRVLNYAEWESAAAHDEALAAPGDGVGGPTPHWSRVLTYPGVAHVTVRRHTPALSLSPHA
- a CDS encoding DUF4235 domain-containing protein; amino-acid sequence: MSARRLPGRRSKSARRQKMLYRPVGLLLGLAGGAAASALFNQVWKAVGRGSDAPDALDEDRSWREVLIAAALQGAIFATVRAAVDRGGAVGVRRLTGNWPGGS
- the dapD gene encoding 2,3,4,5-tetrahydropyridine-2,6-dicarboxylate N-succinyltransferase, giving the protein MTSAPRTTGAVAAGLATLAGDGTVLDTWFPAPELTEGAGPAGTERLTPDRAADLLGEGAAKAVGADARRGVEVVAVRTVIASLDEKPLDAHDAYLRLHLLSHRLVKPHGQNLDGIFGLLANVAWTSLGPVAVDDVEKVRLNARAEGLHLQVTGVDKFPRMTDYVVPKGVRIADADRVRLGAHLAAGTTVMHEGFVNFNAGTLGTSMVEGRISAGVVIGDGSDIGGGASTMGTLSGGGNVVISVGERCLIGAEAGVGIALGDECVVEAGLYVTAGTRVTLPDGQVVKARELSGASNVLFRRNSVTGAVEARPNNAVWGGLNDVLHSHN